In one window of Nocardiopsis aegyptia DNA:
- a CDS encoding SPW repeat protein, with product MRKEARWTDLALVVVGLALALSYLWHGMLGFGGGSMLVLGTAAIVAAILSLTRPGAVSSEIAATVIGVLAFVLPWVVGFTHEPVAAWSAWILGAGIAAVGAYGLVMAVRARRRDPELAWTQHVVGRL from the coding sequence ATGCGCAAGGAAGCACGCTGGACGGATCTGGCGCTGGTCGTCGTGGGGCTGGCCCTGGCCCTGAGCTACCTGTGGCACGGAATGCTGGGCTTCGGCGGAGGCTCGATGCTGGTGCTCGGGACGGCCGCCATCGTGGCCGCGATCCTCTCGCTCACCCGCCCCGGAGCCGTGTCGAGCGAGATCGCCGCCACCGTGATCGGAGTCCTGGCCTTCGTCCTGCCGTGGGTGGTGGGGTTCACGCACGAGCCCGTGGCCGCCTGGTCGGCATGGATCCTCGGCGCGGGCATCGCCGCTGTGGGCGCGTACGGCCTGGTCATGGCCGTCCGGGCCCGCCGCCGCGACCCGGAGCTGGCCTGGACCCAGCACGTCGTCGGGCGCCTTTGA
- a CDS encoding mechanosensitive ion channel family protein produces the protein MDIGQGLTTAWEAVASFAPLLLGFLVILVLGWIIAWFVGKGVGKGLHSVGLDRALHRGGVGEYFERSRWSASELCGKIIYYVGLLFVLTLAFNVFGPNPVSQLLSEVIAWIPRGIVALVIVVVTAMLAKAVRDIVSGALGALSYGRLLANVAAVAILALGIIAALNQMGVATTVTTPVLIAVLATVGGILVVGVGGGLIGPMQSRWSRWLDRAEQETSKLTEEGSYQAGREAAMSRAATERQGREEDAARAAARPQAPGRPPA, from the coding sequence ATGGACATCGGTCAGGGCCTGACGACGGCCTGGGAGGCGGTCGCGAGCTTCGCGCCGCTGCTGCTCGGATTCCTGGTGATCCTGGTCCTCGGCTGGATCATCGCCTGGTTCGTGGGCAAGGGGGTCGGCAAGGGCCTGCACAGCGTCGGACTGGACCGTGCTCTGCACCGCGGAGGTGTGGGCGAGTACTTCGAGCGCAGCCGGTGGAGCGCCAGCGAGCTGTGCGGAAAGATCATCTACTACGTCGGACTGTTGTTCGTGCTGACGCTCGCGTTCAACGTCTTCGGACCGAACCCGGTCAGCCAGCTGCTCAGCGAGGTCATCGCCTGGATCCCGCGCGGCATCGTCGCGCTCGTGATCGTCGTGGTGACCGCGATGCTCGCCAAGGCCGTCCGCGACATCGTCAGCGGTGCCCTCGGCGCCCTGTCCTACGGACGACTCCTGGCCAACGTGGCCGCGGTGGCCATTCTGGCCCTGGGTATCATCGCCGCGCTGAACCAGATGGGCGTCGCCACCACGGTCACCACGCCGGTGCTCATCGCCGTGCTGGCCACCGTCGGCGGCATCCTGGTCGTCGGTGTCGGCGGCGGGCTCATCGGGCCCATGCAGTCCCGCTGGTCCCGCTGGCTCGACAGGGCCGAACAGGAGACCTCGAAGCTCACGGAGGAGGGCAGCTACCAGGCCGGTCGCGAGGCGGCCATGAGCCGCGCCGCCACGGAGCGCCAGGGGCGCGAGGAGGACGCCGCACGCGCCGCGGCCCGACCGCAGGCGCCGGGTCGGCCTCCGGCGTAG
- the moeZ gene encoding adenylyltransferase/sulfurtransferase MoeZ yields the protein MSLPPLVEPADELTVDEVRRYSRHLIIPDVGMDGQKRLKNAKVLVVGAGGLGSPALLYLAAAGVGTLGIIDFDVVDESNLQRQIIHGQSDVGRPKAESARDSIKEVNPNTNVILHQDRLESDNALEIFADYDLILDGTDNFATRYLVNDAAVLLNKPYVWGSIYRFDGQVSVFWNEYGPQYRDLYPEPPPPGMVPSCAEGGVLGVLCASIGSVMVNEAIKLITGIGDPLVGRLLIFDALEMTWREVKVRKDPDTEPVTELIDYEAFCGAVSEEATEAAAGSTITAGELKDLLDNKPDDVFLVDVREKNEWEIVNIPGAVLIPKGEFLNGKALEQLPQDKRIVLHCKSGVRSAEALAAVHAAGFADAVHVGGGVLAWINQVDPSLPVY from the coding sequence GTGTCGCTGCCGCCGCTGGTGGAACCAGCCGACGAGCTGACCGTGGACGAGGTGCGCCGCTACTCGCGCCACCTGATCATCCCCGACGTGGGCATGGACGGGCAGAAGCGCCTGAAGAACGCCAAGGTGCTGGTCGTCGGCGCGGGCGGTCTGGGCTCCCCGGCGCTGCTCTACCTCGCCGCCGCGGGCGTGGGCACGCTCGGCATCATCGACTTCGACGTCGTGGACGAGTCCAACCTCCAGCGCCAGATCATCCACGGCCAGAGTGACGTGGGCCGTCCCAAGGCCGAGTCCGCCCGGGACAGCATCAAGGAGGTGAACCCCAACACGAACGTGATCCTGCACCAGGACCGCCTGGAGTCGGACAACGCGTTGGAGATCTTCGCCGACTACGACCTGATCCTGGACGGCACCGACAACTTCGCGACCCGCTACCTGGTCAACGACGCCGCCGTGCTGCTGAACAAGCCGTACGTGTGGGGTTCGATCTACCGCTTCGACGGCCAGGTCAGCGTCTTCTGGAACGAGTACGGGCCCCAGTACCGCGACCTGTACCCCGAGCCCCCGCCGCCCGGGATGGTGCCCTCCTGCGCCGAGGGCGGCGTGCTGGGCGTGCTGTGCGCCTCCATCGGGTCGGTCATGGTGAACGAGGCCATCAAGCTGATCACCGGCATCGGTGACCCGCTGGTCGGCCGCCTGCTCATCTTCGACGCCCTGGAGATGACCTGGCGCGAGGTCAAGGTCCGCAAGGACCCCGACACCGAGCCGGTCACCGAGCTCATCGACTACGAGGCCTTCTGCGGGGCCGTGTCGGAGGAGGCCACCGAGGCCGCCGCCGGATCCACGATCACCGCGGGCGAGCTCAAGGACCTGCTCGACAACAAGCCCGACGACGTCTTCCTCGTGGACGTTCGCGAGAAGAACGAGTGGGAGATCGTCAACATCCCGGGCGCGGTGCTCATCCCCAAGGGTGAGTTCCTCAACGGCAAGGCGCTGGAGCAGCTGCCGCAGGACAAGCGCATCGTCCTGCACTGCAAGTCGGGCGTGCGCTCGGCCGAGGCGCTGGCGGCGGTGCACGCCGCCGGGTTCGCGGACGCCGTGCACGTGGGCGGCGGCGTCCTGGCCTGGATCAACCAGGTGGACCCCAGCCTGCCCGTCTACTAG
- a CDS encoding ATP-dependent helicase, whose product MEHPRYRLVRRAHQVQPPPVLDVNQQRVVDHEGGPLLVLAGPGTGKTTTIVEAVVDRVERRGVDPSRILVLTFSRKAAQELRERITARLRRTTREPLALTFHSYAYALIRREFQRMGDLPPRLLSGPEQLMEVRELLTGEFGDGAGDWPERLRPALETRGFAEELRDFLMRAQERGLGPAELDRLGRERERDDWTAAAGFLDRYTGRFDIAPVPTLNYAELVRVAANMLADPGVRARERAAHETVFVDEYQDTDPAQEELLRALAGDGRDLIAVGDPDQSIYAFRGAEVGNILGFPHRFPTRERAPAPVVALRTCRRSGAVLLSASRALTRRLPAVPAPGGHVNEHRDLKPADGVPEGEVRVMLAESTTQEAAVIADTLRRAHLVDGVPWSDMAVLVRSSARQLPVLRRALTAASVPVVVGSDDLPVAAEPIVRPLLGLIRYGLAPDRLDDEAARELLTSPFGEADSVRLRRLLRALRRLDLDRAREGDGGYRPSAQLLVDALRDPRELALVDPEVAAPATRVATALRTVRTLAARGADAEQVLWELWRDSGLSDRLLRASLAGGRRGAAADRDLDAVVALFESAARYCDRLPPGAPAGFLEDLAAQEIPGDSLAERAPEGEAVRILTAHRSKGLEWGLVVVAGVQEGEWPDLRLRGSLLGVEELVDADVHAADSSGAALASKLLDEERRLFYVALTRARRTLVVTAVGGEDTDERPSRFLAEMGAGDPEPVNTGRRWLSLPALVADLRSVVTDPSAPEPLREAAATHLARLAEEGVRGADPSEWYALTPFSDERPLAGEEDTIRVSPSQVDSFTNCQLRWLLERAAGASSGDSASALGTVVHAVAVLVAQGSSADEIGARMDEIWSDLDFGGPWQADKQRERADEMVRKLVAWDAGNDRELVVTEEGFKVDVGGIEITGRVDRLERDDQGRAVVVDIKTGATKADDLARHPQLGVYQMAVLKGAFAKLGLTEPGGASLVQVGGAAFSTKVREQPQPPLGEDPDPGWAQDLVREVATGMGGSRFTATRNKGCRSCAVRACCPVQDEGRHV is encoded by the coding sequence GTGGAACATCCCAGGTACCGACTCGTACGGCGCGCCCACCAGGTGCAGCCGCCTCCGGTGCTGGACGTCAACCAGCAGCGCGTGGTCGACCACGAGGGCGGCCCGCTACTGGTCCTGGCCGGACCCGGGACCGGCAAGACCACCACCATCGTCGAGGCGGTCGTGGACCGCGTGGAGCGGCGCGGCGTGGACCCGTCGCGGATCCTCGTGCTCACCTTCAGCCGCAAGGCCGCCCAGGAGCTGCGCGAGCGCATCACCGCCCGCCTGCGCCGCACCACCCGCGAACCGCTCGCCCTGACCTTCCACAGCTACGCCTACGCCCTCATCCGCCGCGAGTTCCAGCGTATGGGCGACCTGCCGCCCCGGCTGCTGTCCGGGCCCGAGCAGCTGATGGAGGTGCGCGAACTCCTCACCGGGGAGTTCGGCGACGGCGCCGGGGACTGGCCCGAGCGCCTGCGCCCGGCCCTGGAGACCCGCGGCTTCGCCGAGGAGCTGCGCGACTTCCTCATGCGCGCCCAGGAGCGCGGCCTGGGACCCGCCGAGCTCGACCGCCTCGGCCGTGAGCGCGAGCGCGATGACTGGACGGCGGCGGCCGGGTTCCTGGACCGCTACACCGGGCGGTTCGACATCGCGCCCGTGCCCACGCTCAACTACGCCGAACTCGTCCGCGTGGCCGCCAACATGCTCGCCGACCCCGGGGTGCGGGCCCGCGAGCGCGCCGCCCACGAGACCGTGTTCGTCGACGAGTACCAGGACACCGACCCCGCCCAGGAGGAACTCCTGCGCGCCCTGGCCGGGGACGGCCGCGACCTCATCGCTGTCGGCGACCCCGACCAGTCCATCTACGCCTTCCGCGGCGCCGAGGTCGGCAACATCCTCGGCTTCCCGCACCGCTTCCCCACCCGGGAGCGCGCCCCGGCGCCCGTCGTGGCCCTGCGCACCTGCCGCCGCAGCGGCGCCGTGCTGCTGTCCGCCTCACGCGCCCTGACGCGCCGCCTGCCGGCCGTCCCCGCCCCGGGGGGACACGTCAACGAGCACCGCGACCTCAAGCCGGCCGACGGCGTGCCCGAGGGCGAGGTGCGCGTCATGCTGGCGGAGAGCACCACCCAGGAGGCGGCGGTCATCGCCGACACCCTGCGCCGCGCCCACCTGGTCGACGGCGTGCCGTGGTCGGACATGGCCGTCCTCGTGCGCTCGTCCGCCCGCCAGCTCCCGGTGCTGCGGCGCGCCCTCACGGCCGCCTCCGTCCCGGTCGTCGTGGGCTCCGACGACCTCCCGGTGGCCGCCGAGCCCATCGTGCGGCCCCTGCTCGGCCTCATCCGCTACGGACTGGCCCCCGACCGGCTCGACGACGAGGCCGCCCGCGAACTCCTCACCAGCCCCTTCGGCGAGGCCGACTCGGTGCGGCTGCGCCGCCTGCTGCGCGCCCTGCGACGCCTGGACCTGGACCGCGCCCGCGAGGGCGACGGCGGCTACCGCCCCTCCGCGCAGCTGCTCGTGGACGCCCTGCGCGACCCCCGCGAGCTGGCCCTGGTCGATCCCGAGGTCGCCGCGCCCGCCACCCGGGTCGCCACCGCGCTGCGCACCGTGCGCACGCTCGCCGCCCGGGGCGCCGACGCCGAACAGGTCCTGTGGGAGCTGTGGCGCGACAGCGGGCTGTCCGACCGCCTGCTGCGCGCCAGCCTGGCCGGGGGCCGCCGCGGCGCCGCCGCCGACCGCGACCTCGACGCCGTGGTCGCGCTCTTCGAGAGCGCCGCCCGCTACTGCGACCGGCTGCCCCCCGGCGCCCCCGCCGGGTTCCTGGAGGACCTGGCCGCCCAGGAGATCCCCGGCGACAGTCTCGCCGAGCGCGCGCCCGAGGGCGAGGCCGTGCGCATCCTCACCGCGCACCGCTCCAAGGGCCTGGAGTGGGGCCTGGTCGTCGTCGCCGGCGTCCAGGAGGGGGAATGGCCCGACCTGCGGCTGCGCGGATCCCTGCTCGGCGTCGAGGAACTCGTGGACGCCGACGTGCACGCCGCCGACTCCTCCGGCGCGGCGCTCGCCTCCAAACTCCTGGACGAGGAGCGCCGACTGTTCTACGTGGCCCTGACCCGGGCCCGCCGCACGCTCGTGGTCACCGCCGTGGGCGGCGAGGACACCGACGAACGCCCCTCCCGCTTCCTGGCGGAGATGGGCGCGGGCGACCCCGAGCCGGTCAACACCGGCCGCCGCTGGCTCTCCCTGCCCGCGCTCGTGGCCGACCTGCGCTCGGTGGTCACCGACCCCTCCGCGCCCGAACCCCTGCGGGAGGCAGCCGCCACCCACCTGGCCCGCCTGGCCGAGGAGGGCGTGCGCGGCGCCGACCCCTCCGAGTGGTACGCGCTGACCCCCTTCAGCGACGAGCGCCCCCTGGCCGGGGAGGAGGACACCATCCGGGTCTCGCCCTCCCAGGTGGACAGCTTCACCAACTGCCAGCTGCGCTGGCTGCTGGAACGCGCCGCGGGCGCCTCCTCGGGCGACTCCGCCTCCGCCCTGGGCACGGTCGTGCACGCCGTGGCGGTGCTCGTCGCGCAGGGCAGCAGCGCCGACGAGATCGGCGCGCGCATGGACGAGATCTGGTCCGACCTGGACTTCGGCGGACCCTGGCAGGCCGACAAGCAGCGCGAGCGCGCCGACGAGATGGTCCGCAAGCTCGTCGCCTGGGACGCCGGGAACGACCGCGAACTCGTCGTCACCGAGGAGGGCTTCAAGGTCGACGTCGGCGGGATCGAGATCACCGGCCGCGTCGACCGCCTCGAACGCGACGACCAGGGCCGCGCCGTGGTCGTCGACATCAAGACCGGCGCCACCAAGGCGGACGACCTGGCCCGCCACCCCCAGCTCGGGGTCTACCAGATGGCCGTGCTCAAGGGCGCCTTCGCCAAGCTCGGCCTCACCGAGCCCGGCGGTGCCTCGCTCGTTCAGGTCGGCGGGGCCGCCTTCTCCACCAAGGTGCGGGAACAGCCGCAGCCGCCCCTGGGCGAGGACCCCGACCCCGGGTGGGCCCAGGACCTGGTGCGCGAGGTCGCCACCGGTATGGGAGGCTCCCGGTTCACCGCCACCCGCAACAAGGGCTGCAGGTCGTGCGCCGTGCGCGCCTGCTGCCCGGTCCAGGACGAGGGCCGACATGTCTGA
- a CDS encoding ATP-dependent helicase, translating into MSEPEQAAGRPPLPRFSPPELARLLGQPEPTAEQAEVISAPLEPGVVIAGAGSGKSETMASRVVWLVANGLVRPEHVLGLTFTRKATAELAERVRKRLEQLRATEQFPEELLDGEPTVSTYNAYAGRIVADHALREAVEPTARLLSEGQSWQIAARVVGEYDGPMDLVTVGADTVIQRVLHLSGEIADHLTTTDQVRGVGRWIQAGVDALPKKPVKDTRDLVDTQRRREQLLPLVERYNHAKHVREAMDFGDQMALAARIAEHHPEVGLIERGRYRVVLLDEYQDTSHAQLVLLRSLFGDGHAVTAVGDPCQSIYGWRGAIAANLTRFPTDFPVGPGRPAPVRRLSTSFRNGERILGVAARIAEPLRAEARDVPVLHPGPARRGRGTTVTGLFHTETEEAAWIADQVHSLVHAEPGEPGSAHTAPDFLAWPEGESGGAVDGGTGPGDIAILCRKRAQFPPLREALEALDIPVEVVGLGGLMLVPEVRDIIATLRVVHDASAGNELARLLTGPRWRMGPRDLAALGSRAAELARHTRRDLTDAAPEEPGDAGDDAGEDLLRRTVLDLTAESGSLVDAVDDPGPAENYSATAYERLGLLAEELRYLRKLVGQPLPDLVTEIERMLGLDIEVGARSGRDPLSARADLDAFVDHAVRFVGNSEDPTLGSFLSYLNAAEENESGLAPGERVGGSDSVKLMTMHGAKGLQWPVVFVPGVSAGTSAPLFPAKARDALAWVRADRLLPYPLRGDRASLPVLRGVGKDDIAAFKAEEEARHLMEERRLAYVAVTRASFALVCTGHWWGRTGTTPRGPSAFLDEVRRACENGSGSVARWDPPPDPEATNPHEEEDDTAVWPPVEHTATEAPGADADGAAGPESDPDPREARRAQIAAGAALVERARADLLAGETEGSAPAPAGLRRRLQGWERDTELLLAHRHQEAAGPGEGPVQVELPAHLSVSSMVWLARDPEALARQIRRPLPRPPAPHTRRGTAFHTWLEQRFGHEATLLDELPGAADETAGRDEDLAELQRCFEESEWGARTPVEVEVPFETVIGDRLIRGRMDAVFLDAATGTYDVVDWKTGRPPGNDAERRAVGVQLAAYRLAWSDLAGVGLEDVRAAFHYVGAGETVRPADLLDADGLAALIAAVPEPG; encoded by the coding sequence ATGTCTGAACCCGAGCAGGCCGCCGGCCGGCCGCCCCTGCCCCGCTTCTCCCCGCCCGAGCTGGCCCGCCTGCTCGGACAGCCCGAACCGACCGCGGAGCAGGCCGAGGTGATCTCCGCGCCCCTGGAGCCGGGCGTGGTCATCGCCGGCGCCGGCTCCGGCAAGAGCGAGACGATGGCCTCGCGCGTGGTCTGGCTGGTCGCCAACGGGCTGGTGCGCCCCGAACACGTGCTCGGCCTGACCTTCACCCGCAAGGCCACCGCCGAGCTCGCCGAACGTGTCCGCAAGCGCCTGGAGCAGCTGCGCGCCACCGAGCAGTTCCCCGAGGAACTGCTGGACGGCGAGCCCACGGTGTCCACGTACAACGCCTACGCAGGGCGCATCGTCGCCGACCACGCCCTGCGCGAGGCGGTCGAGCCCACCGCGCGCCTGCTCAGCGAGGGCCAGTCGTGGCAGATCGCCGCCCGCGTGGTCGGCGAGTACGACGGGCCCATGGACCTCGTCACCGTGGGGGCCGACACCGTCATCCAGCGGGTGCTCCACCTGTCGGGCGAGATCGCGGACCACCTCACCACGACCGACCAGGTCCGGGGCGTGGGCCGCTGGATCCAGGCGGGCGTGGACGCGCTGCCCAAGAAACCCGTGAAGGACACCCGCGACCTCGTCGACACCCAGCGGCGCCGTGAGCAGCTCCTGCCGCTCGTGGAGCGCTACAACCACGCCAAGCACGTGCGCGAGGCGATGGACTTCGGCGACCAGATGGCGCTGGCCGCGCGGATCGCCGAGCACCACCCCGAGGTCGGACTCATCGAGCGCGGCCGGTACCGCGTGGTGCTCCTGGACGAGTACCAGGACACCAGCCACGCCCAGCTCGTCCTGCTGAGATCGCTGTTCGGCGACGGCCACGCCGTCACGGCGGTCGGCGACCCCTGCCAGTCCATCTACGGGTGGCGCGGCGCCATCGCGGCGAACCTCACCCGCTTCCCCACCGACTTCCCGGTCGGACCCGGCCGCCCCGCGCCGGTCCGCCGCCTGTCCACCAGCTTCCGCAACGGTGAGCGGATCCTCGGGGTCGCCGCCCGCATCGCCGAACCGCTGCGGGCCGAGGCCCGCGACGTCCCCGTCCTGCATCCGGGCCCCGCCCGGCGCGGCCGGGGCACCACGGTCACCGGGCTGTTCCACACCGAGACCGAGGAGGCCGCCTGGATCGCCGACCAGGTGCACAGCCTCGTGCACGCCGAACCCGGCGAGCCCGGCAGCGCCCACACCGCTCCCGACTTCCTCGCCTGGCCCGAGGGCGAGTCCGGCGGCGCAGTGGACGGCGGGACCGGTCCCGGCGACATCGCGATCCTGTGCCGCAAGCGGGCGCAGTTCCCGCCGCTGCGCGAGGCCCTGGAGGCCCTCGACATCCCGGTGGAGGTCGTGGGCCTGGGCGGACTCATGCTCGTCCCCGAGGTCCGCGACATCATCGCCACCCTGCGCGTGGTCCACGACGCCTCCGCGGGCAACGAGCTGGCCCGCCTGCTGACCGGGCCCCGCTGGCGGATGGGACCCCGCGACCTGGCCGCCCTGGGCTCGCGCGCGGCCGAACTGGCCCGGCACACCCGCCGCGACCTCACCGACGCGGCCCCGGAGGAGCCGGGGGACGCGGGCGACGACGCCGGCGAGGACCTGCTGCGCCGGACCGTCCTGGACCTGACCGCGGAGAGCGGCAGCCTCGTCGACGCCGTGGACGACCCCGGCCCGGCGGAGAACTACTCCGCGACCGCCTACGAGCGCCTGGGGCTCCTGGCCGAGGAGCTGCGTTACCTGCGCAAGCTCGTCGGCCAGCCGCTGCCCGACCTGGTCACCGAGATCGAGCGGATGCTGGGCCTGGACATCGAGGTGGGGGCGCGCTCCGGGCGCGACCCGCTCTCGGCGCGGGCCGACCTGGACGCGTTCGTCGACCACGCCGTCCGGTTCGTCGGCAACAGCGAGGACCCCACGCTCGGCAGCTTCCTCAGCTACCTCAACGCGGCCGAGGAGAACGAGAGCGGGCTGGCGCCCGGCGAGCGGGTCGGCGGCTCCGACAGCGTCAAGCTCATGACGATGCACGGCGCCAAGGGCCTGCAGTGGCCGGTCGTCTTCGTGCCGGGGGTGAGCGCGGGCACGTCGGCGCCGCTGTTCCCGGCCAAGGCCCGCGACGCGCTCGCCTGGGTCAGGGCCGACCGCCTGCTGCCCTACCCGCTGCGCGGCGACCGCGCGAGCCTGCCGGTCCTGCGCGGCGTCGGCAAGGACGACATCGCGGCGTTCAAGGCGGAGGAGGAGGCGCGCCACCTCATGGAGGAGCGGCGGCTGGCCTACGTCGCCGTCACCCGGGCCTCGTTCGCCCTGGTGTGCACCGGGCACTGGTGGGGCCGCACCGGAACCACGCCGCGCGGGCCCTCCGCGTTCCTGGACGAGGTCAGGCGGGCGTGTGAGAACGGTTCCGGCTCCGTGGCGCGCTGGGACCCGCCGCCGGACCCCGAGGCGACCAACCCGCACGAGGAGGAGGACGACACCGCCGTGTGGCCGCCAGTGGAGCACACCGCCACGGAGGCACCGGGCGCCGACGCCGACGGGGCGGCCGGCCCGGAGTCGGACCCTGACCCGCGGGAGGCCCGCCGGGCGCAGATCGCCGCGGGCGCCGCCCTGGTCGAGCGCGCCCGGGCCGACCTCCTGGCGGGGGAGACGGAAGGGAGCGCCCCGGCCCCGGCCGGCCTGCGCCGGCGCCTCCAGGGCTGGGAGCGCGACACCGAGCTGCTGTTGGCGCACCGCCACCAGGAGGCCGCCGGGCCCGGGGAGGGGCCGGTCCAGGTCGAGCTGCCCGCGCACCTGTCGGTGTCGTCGATGGTGTGGCTGGCGCGCGACCCGGAGGCGCTCGCCCGCCAGATCCGGCGCCCGCTGCCGCGCCCGCCGGCCCCGCACACCCGCCGGGGCACCGCGTTCCACACGTGGCTGGAGCAGCGCTTCGGCCACGAGGCCACGCTCCTCGACGAGCTCCCCGGCGCCGCCGACGAGACCGCCGGGCGGGACGAGGACCTCGCCGAGCTGCAGCGGTGCTTCGAGGAGAGCGAGTGGGGCGCGCGGACGCCCGTCGAGGTCGAGGTGCCCTTCGAGACGGTCATCGGCGACCGCCTCATCCGCGGCCGGATGGACGCGGTGTTCCTCGACGCCGCGACGGGCACCTACGACGTCGTCGACTGGAAGACCGGACGCCCGCCCGGCAACGACGCCGAGCGCCGGGCCGTGGGCGTCCAGCTGGCCGCCTACCGGCTGGCCTGGTCGGACCTGGCCGGAGTGGGCCTGGAGGACGTGCGCGCGGCCTTCCACTACGTCGGCGCCGGGGAGACCGTGCGCCCGGCGGACCTGCTCGACGCCGACGGCCTGGCCGCGCTCATCGCGGCCGTCCCCGAGCCGGGGTAA
- a CDS encoding EF-hand domain-containing protein, with protein sequence MGSAPSAAIAERFGRLFDTLDSDNDKSITWDDYKRLVDRYVAGYSLDENDRRMQAIQTSYHMLWLELLRHSSAFESSLDRETFVAALHAASEDRSRFNMTEGVAEAAFDLLDADDDGTISEAEYVEYAEVLGVAVDTAWDRFKALDTDGDGFISREEFVLSARAFLFGDDTDSAGGFVFGMI encoded by the coding sequence GTGGGTTCTGCTCCCTCAGCCGCCATCGCCGAGCGGTTCGGCCGGCTCTTCGACACGCTCGACTCCGACAACGACAAGTCGATCACCTGGGACGACTACAAGCGCCTGGTCGACCGCTACGTCGCCGGGTACTCGCTGGACGAGAACGACCGCCGCATGCAGGCCATCCAGACCTCGTACCACATGCTGTGGCTGGAGCTGCTGCGGCACTCGTCGGCGTTCGAGTCGAGCCTGGACCGGGAGACGTTCGTCGCCGCGCTGCACGCCGCCTCGGAGGACCGGAGCCGGTTCAACATGACCGAGGGCGTGGCCGAGGCCGCCTTCGACCTCCTGGACGCCGACGACGACGGCACGATCAGCGAGGCCGAGTACGTCGAGTACGCGGAGGTCCTGGGCGTGGCCGTCGACACCGCGTGGGACCGGTTCAAGGCCCTGGACACCGACGGCGACGGGTTCATCAGCCGTGAGGAGTTCGTCCTCTCGGCCCGGGCGTTCCTGTTCGGCGACGACACCGACTCGGCCGGCGGGTTCGTCTTCGGCATGATCTGA
- a CDS encoding MGMT family protein gives MTNPAERTDPEAGPDEYSDEVLAVVEAIPSGRVMSYGDIAEYVGRGGPRQVGTVMSTWGGGVPWWRVVRADGRPASGHEVRALSHYAAEGTPMRPGSDRVDMRRARWDGHSRD, from the coding sequence GTGACGAACCCAGCCGAGCGCACGGACCCGGAGGCCGGGCCGGACGAGTACTCCGACGAGGTCCTCGCCGTGGTCGAGGCCATCCCGTCCGGGCGCGTGATGAGCTACGGCGACATCGCCGAGTACGTGGGGCGCGGCGGACCGCGCCAGGTCGGCACCGTCATGTCCACCTGGGGCGGGGGAGTTCCCTGGTGGCGTGTGGTGCGCGCCGACGGCCGGCCGGCGTCCGGCCACGAGGTCCGGGCGCTGTCCCACTACGCCGCCGAGGGCACCCCGATGCGTCCCGGCAGCGACCGCGTGGACATGCGCCGGGCCCGGTGGGACGGGCACTCCCGGGACTGA
- a CDS encoding TetR/AcrR family transcriptional regulator, with protein sequence MTAPSDARARGTRLPRVRRRRQLLAAAQEVFVARGYHAAAMDEIADRAGVSKPVLYQHFPGKLELYLALLEEHSEELVQKQREALESTDDNRQRVTASFRAYFDFVAGDGEAFRLVFESDLRNLPAVREKSEQTFQRCAELIGDVIRQDTSISDEEAHLLSIGLVGMAETSARYWLNNYGAIPKEAAETLVARLAWRGISGWDLQRTNEEQGS encoded by the coding sequence GTGACAGCTCCTTCAGACGCCCGCGCCCGGGGCACCCGCTTGCCCCGGGTCAGGCGCCGCCGCCAACTCCTGGCCGCAGCTCAGGAGGTCTTCGTCGCCCGCGGTTACCACGCGGCCGCGATGGACGAGATCGCCGACCGCGCCGGGGTCAGCAAGCCCGTCCTGTACCAGCACTTTCCAGGCAAGCTGGAGCTCTACCTCGCCCTTCTGGAGGAGCACTCCGAGGAGCTGGTCCAGAAGCAGCGGGAGGCGCTGGAGAGCACCGACGACAACCGCCAGCGGGTGACCGCGAGCTTCCGCGCCTACTTCGACTTCGTGGCCGGCGACGGCGAGGCCTTCCGGCTCGTGTTCGAGTCGGACCTGCGCAACCTGCCCGCGGTGCGGGAGAAGAGCGAGCAGACCTTCCAGCGCTGTGCCGAGCTGATCGGCGACGTGATCCGGCAGGACACCAGCATCTCCGACGAGGAGGCGCACCTGCTGAGCATCGGCCTGGTCGGCATGGCGGAGACCAGCGCCCGGTACTGGCTCAACAACTACGGCGCCATCCCCAAGGAGGCCGCCGAGACGCTGGTGGCCCGCCTGGCCTGGCGCGGCATCAGCGGCTGGGACCTCCAGCGCACGAACGAGGAGCAGGGCTCCTAG